The Thermomonospora amylolytica sequence GGCGTTGTTGCTGCGCTGGCAGCTTCCGCTGGCGGAGTCGTAACTTCCGGCTCCGAGTCCCGACGAGTAGGAATCGCCGAGTGCGACATAATTGACGGTGGCGGCTGAGGCGGGCGGGGCGAGGGCGGTCAGGGCGATGGCGAGGATGAGCGCGCAAACGGTGGTAAGCGCGCGGCGGGGGACGCGCATCTGCTCTCCAGGGGGTGATTGGAGGGTACGGCCTCACTTATACATCGGAATTCCGCGCCCGGGGAGCAGCCGATTTGTTTTGTTGTTTTGGCATTTTTTGCCATTGACGGGACCGGTCGATTGTGCGGGTTTCACGCCGGTGCCCGGCCGGCGGTATACGGACGCCGGGGATTTCGGGATTCCGCTCAGAAGGGGATCCGCAGGGACGCCGGGGCGACGTGGACGGGGTCGTCGACGGCGTCCAGGGCGTGCAGGATCTCCCGAGCCCGGGACCTGGTCATGGCGCCCGCCCGGTAGCGTTCGGCGACCTTGGTGCACAGCAGGTCGAGGCGCTGTTCGACGGCCACGGGGCGGTGGGCGGCCAGTTCGCGCTGGAAGTCGGTGACGAGCGCGTCGAGTTCGGCCGCCACCTGGGGGTGGATCTCGCCGTACTGGCGGCCGGCTTCGATCGCCTCCCGTACGCGGCTGAGCCTGTGCACCAGGGTCGCGCGGTCCGGCGGACGGAGGGCCGGGGTCACCACCGAGGGCGGCGACGGGCTCGGGGACGTCGGTATCGGCTCCGGGGAGGGCGAGCCGGACGACGGAGACGGGGACGGGGATCCGGACGGGGGAACGGAGGCGGACGGCGGCGGGCCGGACGGGGTGGCCAGGGGAGGCGCCGCGCGGCGGCCGGGCGGCTCCGCACCGGGGACGGTCACGACGGTGAGCGTCGCCGCCGCGACCAGACCGACCACCGTCGTGAGGGCGAGCATGCGGGCGGGGCCGATCGGCATGCGCCTGGGGGAGGGCGGAGGCGGCGGCTCGGGGGACGGCTCCGGTTCGGCCGCGGCCCCGATCAGCACGGAACGCACCTCGTGGGCGGTGGGCCGCTGGTCCGGCTCGTACGCCTGGCAGCGCCGGCACAGTTCGGCGACCTCCAGCGAGACGTGCGGGGGGCGGCGACCGTCCGGGTTGCGCTCGCCGGTCAGCGCCTCGGAGAGCATCACGCCCAGCGCGTAGACGTCGGCCGCCGGGCCGATCTGCCGTTCCGGCGGCAGGTAGGCGGGGTCGGCGGGCTCGGTGCCGAGGGCGAAGTCGCGCACCTTGACGCCGTCCTCGCACAGCACGACCTTCGCCGGCCGCAGATCGCCGTGCGCGACCCCGGCCTCGTGCGCGGCGGCCAGGGCCTCGGCGACCTGCACGAGCACCGCGATCGCCTCCCGCCCCGCAAGACCGCCCTCCGGCATGCGCCCCTCGAGGAACTCCGTCACCCGGTAGGGGATGGGGCGGCCGTCGACGCCGTCCGCCTCGCCGTGGTCGAGCACGGCGGCGATGCGGGGATGGGTCAGCCCCGCAGCCGCCCGCGCGCCGCTCCGGAACCCGCCGCGCACCACCGGATCCGCCGCTCGTCCCGGGTGCAGCAGCCGGATCGCGACACGGCGGCCCCCGACCTCGTCGGCGGCCTGCCACACCTCGGTCTTCCCGCCTTCGCCGAGCCGTCGTTCCAGCCGGTACCGGGCGGCGATGCGGACCCCTGGGCGCATGGAGCCGTCCCCTTCCTACGGCCTACGCCCGTTGGTACGCATCCCGGCGTCCCCAGGCTCGATCGAACCGCACACGGCTCCGGGCATCGACGGACGGGCCGCCCTCCCGCGCCGGCGGGCGGAAGCCCGTCAGCGGGGCCCGGGGCGTACGGCGGCGGCTCAGCCGAGCAGGTCCTCCACGACGCCCCGCAGGTTGGGCAGCGCTGCGGCGAAGGCGGTTCCGCAGCATTCGGTGGAGCTGAAGTGGCGGTGGGGGACGATCGCCTCCCGCGGGTCCAGGTCGTACTGGCGGCACAGCCAGGCGAGGGTCTCGGTGAGGGAGGCCAGCAGGGGCTCGGGCGGCAGCACGTCGCTGTAGGTGCCCTCGCACTCGATGCCCACGGTGAAGTCGTTGGCGCGGCCCGCGTGGGTGCCCTCGACGAAGAAGCCCCTGCGCGCCGCGTCGATGCTGCCCTGGCGGCCTTCCATGATGTGGCCGCCCCGGCTGATGGTGAAGTGCTGGCCGGTGTCGGGCCAGCCGTTGACGCCCATGTGGGCGCTCTGGATGCTGCGGGACAGCCGGTACGCCTGTTCGAGCGAGTAGTCGTCCACGTTCGGCGTCGCCGTGTGGTGGACGACGATGAACTTCGGGGCCTCGCGGACCAGCCGGGGAGCGGGGGCGGGCCTGGCGTTCCAGTCGGCGCGTGTGCGGATGCGCGGCATGTCGTGCCCGGAACGGCGACCGGCGGCCTCGCGCGCCTTGCGCCGGTCCGGGGTCCGGTCCGAGTCGGAGGAGGCCGTGGCGTCGGCGGCGTAGCCGGACACTTCGAGAAGCGTTCCCGCGGCGAGGACTCCGCCGGCGATGAGGAGCCTGCGCCGGGACATCGCGGGGGTCTGCGTCTTACGGTGCTTGGGCCTTGCGGGCATGAAGGATCCCATCCTGCTGTGCGTGAAAGAACGAGTTCTCTGCGTGATGGCAGAGAAATGCGTCGGCCGAAGGGCGTGACGTGGACGGGCGAACCGCGCCGGCCGTCCGGATTTCCCGGGCGCGTGCAATGGCCGGCGGGCGCATCGCCCTTTCGGGTTTCGCGGGTTTTGCGGGTTTCGCGGGTTTCGGAATGGTCAGGGCGTGCCGGAACCCGCGATGGTCTTCGTGCCGTTCCCGGAGGGGCTCAGAACCGCCCGCTCGGGAAGGCCGTCAGGTCGTCGACGGCCGATGGGACGCCGGCGGCACGTGACCGGGGAGCCCGTGCGCGGCGAAGGCCAGGGGATCCGTGGCGCGCCGGTGGGGGCGCCGGACGATGGAGCGACGTTCCTCCACGATCTTCTCCTCTCCTTGACGCCTACCGGGTTAGCTGACGGGTTCGGGCCAGGAGACGCCCTACCGCACAAGGCGGATTCACCCCGGAAACAGTGGGTCCCCGGCTCCGCTCGACGGTGGTCGGAGCGGACTCGGCGGCCGTCGTCCGCCTCCGGCGGAGGCGATCATCGACGGCGACGATGAATGCGACTAGATCGTATTGAAAACCCCAAAACCGGACAAGTTTCCCCAAAAAGATCTACCTGGCGGTTCCGGGGATCTCCTTGCCTCCCGCCCCGGCAGGACCCCGGGGCCTGTGGTCGGGTGGTGGTGTGCTAACCGGGCCTGGGTCTGGGGCGTCTTCTCGGCAGAAGCGGTCGGGGGTGGGGGCATGGTCGCGGGACATCAGGTCGCGTTCTTCCTGCGTGAGATCGGCTCGGCTGATCCCGCGCGTCGTGCGGCGGCGGCCAAGGGGCTGAGCCGCGTTCCCGGGCACGTCGCCGAGTTGACCGCCCTGGCCGGGGATCCGGCGCCGCAGGTACGCGCGGCGGCCGCGCTGGGACTGGGCAGGCAGGGCGAGGCGGCGCCGATCGGGCCGCTGGTGGCGCTGTGCTCCGATCCCGGCGCCGAGGTCCGGCGGCGTGCGGTGAACGCGCTGGACCGGCTCGGTGCGACCGGGCCCGCGGTGGCCGCGGCCTTCGTCCAGCGGGTCGGGGACGGCGAGTTGCGCAGCCGGCCCGTGGTGCTCGACTGGCTGCTGCGGTTCGGAGTGCCGGTGCCGGCCGGGGCGCTGGCGCCGCTGCTCGCCGACCCCGACCCCCTGATCTGGGGGCCCGCCAGGCTCCTGCTGCGGCTGCTGCCCGAGGCCGACGCCGTCTTCGCCGATCTGGTGCGCACCGGGCCGGACGAGGTGCGACGACGGGCCCTGCACATGCTGGCCCGCCCGCAGGCCGGCATCCCCGGCATGGGCCCGGATGCCGACCCCGAGACGCGTGAGGCGGCCTGGCGCCGGTTGTGGGATCCCGAGCCGCGGGTGACCGAAGCTCTGTTGGCCGCACTTGAAGCCGAGACCGAGCCCCACGCACGCAACGTGCTGTTCGGCGCGCTGGCCGCGCACCGCGTGCCCGAGGCCGTCGCGCCTGCGGCCGCCTGGCTGGCCGACCCCGAGTGCGGGCCCGGCGCGGCCGAGGTGCTGGCCGGAGCCGGCACGGCCGAGGCCGTCGACCTGCTGCGGCGATTCGTCACCGGACCCGAACGGCAGGGGACCGGACCGCGCGGCGCGACGGCCTGGGGGCTGGGCGCCGACCTGCTGCGGCGGTTCCCCGCGAGGGCAGGGCAGCAGGAGGCCGAGTTGCGCGGAGCGGCGGTCCGGGCGTTGGGCGCCGCCGGCGGCGTCCCCGAGGCCGAACTGATCTTCGGCCTGCTCGACGATCCGGCCGAGCCGGTGCGCCTGGGCGCGGTCGCCGGGCTGGGCGCCTTCTTCCAGCGGTTCGACGGTTCCCCGCGCGGCGGGCTGGAGCGGTGGCGGGCCGGACGCGTGCCCGGCCTGCCGCTCCCGCCTCCCGCCGACGACCCCGCGGTGCGCGAACTGGCACGCCGGTCGGCGGAACGGCTGACGCGCCTGCTCACCCGCGATGTGGAGCACGCCGACGCCTGCCACAACGCCCTGTGGCACATCCCGGAGGTGCGCCCCCTGCTGCCGGCGCTGCTCGGACATCCCGAGGGACGGGTGCGTTCCACCGCGCTCCATCTCGCCGAGCGGTTCGGCGAGATGGACTTCGCCGGTCGGCTGCGGTTGCTGGACGACGCCCACCACGCCGTACGCCAGGGCGCGGCACTGAAGTTCCTGCTGCTGGTCGAGCAGGAGAACCTGACGTCCGCCGAGCAGGACACGCTGCGCCCGCACCTCGAACGCGGACAGGACGACCCCGACCACTACGTCCGCACCTTCACGGCCAGGGCCCTGGCCCACCTGGACCGAGCAGGCTGAACGGCGCAGGGCCTCCTCCCTGGTAGACGCCGCCTGCTTCCCGGACCGGTACGGCCCGCCGGGCCGTACCGGTCCCCGGATCAGTACTTGATCATCCCGCGGATGTTCTTGCCCTCGAGCATGTCCTGGTAGCCCTGGTTCACCTCGTCGAGGGCGTAGGTGTTGGTCACCAGCTCGTTGAGCTTGAGCCTGCCCTCCTCGTACAGGCGCAGCAGGCGCGGGATGTCACGGCGCGGGTTGGCGTTGCCGAAGATGCAGCCGACCAGCTCCTTGCGCTGCATCGCCAGGTCGAACAGGTTGAGCTGGACGTTCTCCTGGGAGATCGGCGCGACCGCGGTGACCACCCCGCGGCCGCCCTTGGCGACCATCCCCATCATCGGGCCGATGAGGTCGCCGGTGGCCACGCCCGTGGTGAGGATCGCCTTGTCGGCGTTGGCGCCCCAGGTCATCTCCGCGATCATGGCCGCGGCCTCCTCGACCGACGCCGCGGTGTGGGTGGCGCCGAAGACCCCGGCCCGGTCCCGCTTCCAGTCGACCGGGTCGACGGCGATGACGTGCCGGGCGCCGGCCATGGCCGCGCCCTGCACGGCGTTCATCCCGATGCCGCCCAGGCCGATCACGACGACGGTCTCGCCCGGCTGGACGTCGGCGGCGTTGACGGCCGCGCCCCATCCGGTGGTGACGCCGCAGCCGACCAGGGCGGCCTTGTCGAGCGGGATCCCGTCGTCGATCTTCACGCAGGACGCCTCGCTGACCACGGTGTACGGCGCGAACGTGCCGAGCAGGCACATGATCCCGAGGTCCCTGCCGCTCTTGGCGTGGTGCCGCGCCGTCATGTCGCCGATCTGCCGGCCGCCGAGCAGGAAGGCGCCGAGGTCGCACAGGTGCTGGCGGCCCATGGCGCACGACGGGCAGCGCCCGCAGGCCGGGACGAACGACAGGACGACGTGGTCGCCCTCCTTCAGCGTCGTGACGCCGGGACCGACCTCGACGACCTCCCCGGCCCCCTCGTGCCCGCCGATGATCGGGAACTGCTCCCACCCCATCAGCTGCGCGATCTCGGGGTCGAGCACCATGTCCCCGGTGCGCAGGTGCTCGTCGGAGTGGCACAGCCCCGCCGCGGCGAGCCTGACCTTGACCTCCCCGGCCTTCGGATCGTCGAGCTCGATGTCCTCGATGCTCCAGTCGGTGCGGGGTTCCCACAGGATGGCCGCTCGAGTCTGCACTGGCGTCTCCTCGGATCTGGGCCCGTCGTCCCGGACGCGCCGGACAGGGCTTCATCCGCAGCGGCACCGGTGACCAGGGGGTCATGCTTTATCGGTCATCGACTAGAATCGGGTTCTGAAGCTGGGGTTGTCAACGAAATCGACCGGCGTCCACCCCCGCGGCGGAGGCGGCCGCGGCGCCCACGAGCACCGCCTGTCCGACGCCCGCGCACGGCTCCGGGCCGGGCGTGCACCGCTACGTCGTCGAGCGGGCGATCGCCTTGCTGCGCCGGTTCCGTCGTCTGCGCATTCGTTGGGAGATCGGTGAGGCATACATGACGCCCGCCGTCGCCGTCATCTGCCGGCGGCGCCTCAAGCGATCAACATCCTGAGATTCGGGACCGTCGCGGTGGACGGATGATCAGCGGTCCTGCCCCTGTGCGATCGGAAGTGTCGGTGGCTGCTGGCACGCTTGGCCCATGACAGTGGAGACGGTCGTTCTCACCGGTGCCGCCGGGCAGGTCGGATCCGTGCTGCGTGAACCGTTGCGGCGCCGGCTGCGCCGGCTGATCTCGGTCGATCGCGTGTCACTGGTCGCCGAAGGAGCCAACGAGACGGTCCACCAGGCCCAGTTGGCCGGCATCGAGGACGTGATGTCGGTCATCGAGGGCGCCGACGCGATCGTGCACCTGGCCGGAGTACCGGACGAGGCGCCGCTCGCCGACCTCCTGGACGGCAACGTCCTGGGCACCCACCACGTACTGGAGGCGGCACGGCGCACGGGAGTCGAACGCGTGGTGCTCGCCAGCAGCAACCGGCTGACGGGCTGCTACCCGGCCGCGCAGACGGTCTCCGCGCAGATGCCGCCCCGTCCCGACGGGCTCTACGGCGTCAGCAAGGTCGCCGTGGAAGCCTTGGGACGGCTGTACGCGGACAAATTCGGTCTGCAGGTGGTGTGCCTGCGCATCGGCAGCCTCGAACCCGAACCGAGCGAACCACGGCACCTGGCCACCTGGCTGAGTCCACGCGACTGCGCCGGGTTCGTCTGGGGTGCGCTGACCCGGCCCGGCATCACCTTCGCCACCGCGTACGCGGTCTCGGCCAACACTCGCCGGTTCTGGGAACTGGACGACCGGCTCGGCTACCACCCCCGCGACGACGCCGAGGCCTACGCCGACCGGATCCCTGAAGCGACGAGTTACTTCGCCGGTGACCAACTCCAGGGAGGCGACTACGCCACCGCCGACTACACCCTCCGCCACGCCTTCGACCAGCGGCCGACCGACAGATCATCCTGTTAGGGCCTCCGAGCCGCCGGTCTCGATATCGCCATCGACCGGTGCTGGAGCCACTGTCGCCTGAACGGCTGTGTTCAAAGCCGCCGACCTGGGCATCGCCGCAGCCCGGGGTCAGGCGTGACCACGACCGGCCGCACCTGCCTTCGCCCACCGGC is a genomic window containing:
- a CDS encoding NDMA-dependent alcohol dehydrogenase, yielding MQTRAAILWEPRTDWSIEDIELDDPKAGEVKVRLAAAGLCHSDEHLRTGDMVLDPEIAQLMGWEQFPIIGGHEGAGEVVEVGPGVTTLKEGDHVVLSFVPACGRCPSCAMGRQHLCDLGAFLLGGRQIGDMTARHHAKSGRDLGIMCLLGTFAPYTVVSEASCVKIDDGIPLDKAALVGCGVTTGWGAAVNAADVQPGETVVVIGLGGIGMNAVQGAAMAGARHVIAVDPVDWKRDRAGVFGATHTAASVEEAAAMIAEMTWGANADKAILTTGVATGDLIGPMMGMVAKGGRGVVTAVAPISQENVQLNLFDLAMQRKELVGCIFGNANPRRDIPRLLRLYEEGRLKLNELVTNTYALDEVNQGYQDMLEGKNIRGMIKY
- a CDS encoding serine/threonine-protein kinase, yielding MRPGVRIAARYRLERRLGEGGKTEVWQAADEVGGRRVAIRLLHPGRAADPVVRGGFRSGARAAAGLTHPRIAAVLDHGEADGVDGRPIPYRVTEFLEGRMPEGGLAGREAIAVLVQVAEALAAAHEAGVAHGDLRPAKVVLCEDGVKVRDFALGTEPADPAYLPPERQIGPAADVYALGVMLSEALTGERNPDGRRPPHVSLEVAELCRRCQAYEPDQRPTAHEVRSVLIGAAAEPEPSPEPPPPPSPRRMPIGPARMLALTTVVGLVAAATLTVVTVPGAEPPGRRAAPPLATPSGPPPSASVPPSGSPSPSPSSGSPSPEPIPTSPSPSPPSVVTPALRPPDRATLVHRLSRVREAIEAGRQYGEIHPQVAAELDALVTDFQRELAAHRPVAVEQRLDLLCTKVAERYRAGAMTRSRAREILHALDAVDDPVHVAPASLRIPF
- a CDS encoding HEAT repeat domain-containing protein; this encodes MVAGHQVAFFLREIGSADPARRAAAAKGLSRVPGHVAELTALAGDPAPQVRAAAALGLGRQGEAAPIGPLVALCSDPGAEVRRRAVNALDRLGATGPAVAAAFVQRVGDGELRSRPVVLDWLLRFGVPVPAGALAPLLADPDPLIWGPARLLLRLLPEADAVFADLVRTGPDEVRRRALHMLARPQAGIPGMGPDADPETREAAWRRLWDPEPRVTEALLAALEAETEPHARNVLFGALAAHRVPEAVAPAAAWLADPECGPGAAEVLAGAGTAEAVDLLRRFVTGPERQGTGPRGATAWGLGADLLRRFPARAGQQEAELRGAAVRALGAAGGVPEAELIFGLLDDPAEPVRLGAVAGLGAFFQRFDGSPRGGLERWRAGRVPGLPLPPPADDPAVRELARRSAERLTRLLTRDVEHADACHNALWHIPEVRPLLPALLGHPEGRVRSTALHLAERFGEMDFAGRLRLLDDAHHAVRQGAALKFLLLVEQENLTSAEQDTLRPHLERGQDDPDHYVRTFTARALAHLDRAG
- a CDS encoding NAD-dependent epimerase/dehydratase family protein; translation: MTVETVVLTGAAGQVGSVLREPLRRRLRRLISVDRVSLVAEGANETVHQAQLAGIEDVMSVIEGADAIVHLAGVPDEAPLADLLDGNVLGTHHVLEAARRTGVERVVLASSNRLTGCYPAAQTVSAQMPPRPDGLYGVSKVAVEALGRLYADKFGLQVVCLRIGSLEPEPSEPRHLATWLSPRDCAGFVWGALTRPGITFATAYAVSANTRRFWELDDRLGYHPRDDAEAYADRIPEATSYFAGDQLQGGDYATADYTLRHAFDQRPTDRSSC
- a CDS encoding peptidoglycan recognition protein family protein; this encodes MPARPKHRKTQTPAMSRRRLLIAGGVLAAGTLLEVSGYAADATASSDSDRTPDRRKAREAAGRRSGHDMPRIRTRADWNARPAPAPRLVREAPKFIVVHHTATPNVDDYSLEQAYRLSRSIQSAHMGVNGWPDTGQHFTISRGGHIMEGRQGSIDAARRGFFVEGTHAGRANDFTVGIECEGTYSDVLPPEPLLASLTETLAWLCRQYDLDPREAIVPHRHFSSTECCGTAFAAALPNLRGVVEDLLG